The genomic DNA TTCTCCCTCTTGAATGCTTCTATGATGCTTACCTTCGCACTTTCCAAGCATACGAAATGCACAAATATTGCATCTAGTTATGGACATACACTAGCAGCCAACAACCAAGACCAAAAAGCCTTAAGTTCACATGACATAATCATCACCTAGCCTACCTAGTATGCACCAAAGTCTATACATAGCCTATAGAGTACAACTTTTTCTCCATTTGCCATTTAATGCATAGAAGAGAAAGCATGCACAATTGCATGCAAGCAAACACAAAGTCACGGTTGTTGCCATTTCCTTGTACCATTCACATGGTCTTCAAATGTTGTCAACACATGACTCATAATTACTCACCAATGTATGAGCCAAACACAACATGCTCGCCCTAATCAGAGATTCAATCGAAAATTCTAGAGTTGTATCGGAGATTCCGGAGCAAAATCGGAGTTCTTGTAAGCCACTGcaaccatcttcatcttctctcttttctgaTTCCATAAGTCTCGCTTAGTGTGTTCTAGGATTTCTGTCAAATTTGAAAgccaattattattttaaatttcgaatttattttataattgatgAATGTATTGTTGTTAATATGTTTACATGAATTGATTATATACTTGAGGGGTTAAAGAAATCCCCTGCTTTCAAGTTGATTGTCGAGTGAATTCCCTAAAAAAATGTAAAGCATATGGCATTTGATTGTTGCGTGAACATGGATGAAAATCTTTTGTGGTGGGCAAAGTGATGAGAAAAGGAGTTGGGTTTCGAGACTAGTAGATAAAATTCATTGATTACTTGTTGAACGGGGATGAAAATATTTGTATATGCTGCAGTATGTGCAGTGGGGATGAGAATCTTCGTATGGCATTTGATTGTTGCGTGAACAGGGATGAAAATCTTTTGTGGTGGGCAAAGTGAAGAGAAAAGGCGTTGGGTTTCGAGACTAGTAGATAAAAATTTTGGAGTGTTAGTGGTAAATGATGTATTAATCGGTTGTTCTGTTAATGGGGAGGGACCCCTTCCCCACCGGCCACTATATAGCTTTACTCCTGCATACACCCAATCAGTTCAAGGAATTGACACAATCCCTAATTAACAAGAATCTTGACTCAGCCGAATTGGTGGGCCACTGTTACGCTGTTTGACAGTTTCTTGTGATATTTCAATATAATTTGTTTTGATCAAGCAGGACTACTATATATACACACTGATTGCATAGAATATGAGCACAACACATTTTAGTTCATTCTTCTTCAGTCTTCAGTAATATACAGAGCTTTCTTCTTGCCTGTTAGCTGAAGAACATTTGAGGGTTATAAACATTCAGTTTGAGAAGCAAAATACATGGCAGGTTTCGACAGCCAAAGATGGTCTCTCAAAGGCATGACTGCCCTCGTCACCGGTGGAACAAAAGGCATCGGGTAATCAAATTACCTATCTCTTCTCTTCAGTCTTCACGATAATTTCTCTTCAGTCTCCAGTTCTTATTAGAGAATAGAGCCTCTCAGATCGTAGATATAATTATGTGTGGGAGGTTCACTGTTAATATCGTATAAATCATTTGTGATAAGACCTCACATTTAATAATAGTTGGTTAAGTTAGGGACAATATTGGTCATGATGACGTTGAGCTATATGCTTGGTATAAAAGTTTGTCAGTTCTCATATATATTTGTCTCTTTCTTAACTGGTTGCTAGTTAACTAACATTGTTGTTGGGTGTGCAATTGTATTAGATATGCCATTGTGGAGGAGCTAGCAGGACTTGGAGCAACCGTTCACACCTGCGCTCGCAACCAGTCACAGATTCTTGAGAGGcttcaagaatgggaaagtAAGGGATTCAAAGTGACTGGCTCGGTTTGTGACTTAACCTCTAAAGCACAAAGGGAGAACCTCATCAAAACTGTCTCCTCTATTTTTGAAGGCAAACTTAACATCCTTGTAAGTTCATTTATGACTAATACAACCTTAATTAATTCACATCTTATtaattaatctaaaaatatgactttagcccctaaaacttaattttctctaCATCAAACCCAACATAAGTTTTTTACTAGAATAAAATCCATAGACTAGATTCTAcatcagcaaattcattaattatgtttgacttcacacatttaaaatttttggatgcctaaaatacccctattatGATGTACATAATTAATGCCCTGCAAATTGTAagggagaattaatgattttacaaataataataataataataataataataataataataataataataataatgttataaatttattgcctaatatataataacataaaacatgtctaatatatgttattatacatgCTAAATTaagtcaataaaattatattttacatattaatgtaggtaaattatttcacacacacacacacacacacacatatatatatttttttttaaatgcctgatatatgtaaaattcatgcaaaataatatGCTTACATAACAAAAGAATGCAATTTCATTCATATAGTGCACCTACGTAtactattaaaattttaaaatgttagattgcTTTAAACATttattgttttgatttgaaCAGTGTGGCACAAGttgtatatattttgtaataataggTCAATTACTTTTCTACTTGGCagtcttgtttaaatttggattttatttggatgtttagAATGATGTGagtttttatttagaaaataaGAATTGTAAGGGtctttaattaactaattaccATTAAATGGATTTTGAGTGTGCTACGTATGGTGCAATATGTAGGTAAATAATGCTGCAACTTGCACACTTAGAGGAACCACAGATTATACTTTGGAAGATTTCTCAAGTATGATGAAAACCAATGTTGAATCTCCCTACCATCTTTCTCAACTTGCACATCCTCTCTTGAAGGCCTCAGGAAATGCAAGTATTGTCTTTGTTGCCTCCATTGCCGGTGTGGTAGCTCTACCGAAACTCTCTGCCTATGCAGCAACAAAAAGtgagtaattaattaatcttccAAAACTGTCTTCCTATATTTTTTCTCAGCTTCTCCAGCATTAACTGCCTCACATGAATAATGTGCCAAATCACTAGTGTTATTGTGTTATTGATTGCAACCTCTAAACATCACTACCACTGCTATCTTATAGGCGCAGTCATCCAAATTTCGAAGAACTTGGCATGCGAATGGGCAAAAGACAACATTCGTACTAATGCTGTGGCGCCATGGGCTGTCAACACCGGAGTTAAAGTTGATTCTGTAAATATCCATCCCCTTCTACCTATATATATTGTTCAGTCCTTGTGTTTTACCAAATTTTTAGGCATATCTCATCTAACAATTAAACTTGATTTTTGATATGTCAGGATGGTCATTCCGATGATTTCAGACGCCTAATAGGTCGAACTCCCATCCGTCGCCTTGCACAGCCTAATGAAATATCATCTCTGATCACTTTCCTCTGCCTTCCTGCTGCTTCTTACATCAATGGACAAGTTATCAGTGTTGATGGAGGATTTACAGTTAGCGGCTTCTAGCGAACTGAACTCATCAATACACAGGCAGCAAAATCTGGCATCCTACCTATCCGATCGCATATCATCTAAGAATTCCAACCATATTTCTTCAATTATTTCTTACGGGCAATATCAGTCCCTCCAATTTGCGGACAGGTTCATGGTTGTTAAAAAGTCTCTATAATTTAAGCGTTTACTTTGAAAATCGTAAGCATAAGCATAATATGAGTGGCCCCATCTTTATGATGGAAAAGGCAATGAAATGTTCATGGTTGTTAAAAAGTCTCTATAATTTAAGCGTTTACTTCGTAAATCCTAAGGATAAGCATAAAATGAGTGGCCTCATATTTATGATTGATATAATTCCTTTGTCAACAATTGCGGTTTATAAGACTTTTCCTTTATCGAAGGATGTATTTTATTGAAAACGTCAAAAggcaaaaaaccaaaccaaatgcACAAATGGCCAGACAAGAGCCGATCCGTACTATAATAAGATGACCATCGTGTGACTAGAGCATGACCAGGGACGAAGGAGGTTGGGAAGCCCATGAGATATTGCATACCCTAGACTTGGCCCAACAGCTCGATTACTAGAGCGCAAAGCACAATTTGCTTAGAGTTAATTAATCTCAATATTAACCTATACCATGGACGTACCTGAGTACTTAGCGTCATCGTCACCAACGTCATGCTTTTTTCCTTGATGATAACTAATAagcatgatttttttaatctataaaagaatgtatataattatatcTATCTCTTTTATCACGTTATATGTGACTTATCATGTAATATGAAATATATATCATTTATTGTAGGAAAAAATGAATGAATTAAAACTTTTTTTCATAAGTCAACGTTCAATTATCattattattcaattttttacTCATACtagaaaacgaaaaaaaaaaaaaaatcttacaaTTGGGGCCAACTACAGCTCATGCTTTCCAACCTAACTTCTGGTTCAAGTTGGCCAAGTTGGTTCATTCTTTGACCGCAAAACTAGCAGAATTCTTAGCAAATATGTGATTTATGGGCTGTCCATTCTTTCATACAGGCATCTGTTATTTTATAAGTTTCTTCCTCTTGGTCAAATTAGTATACGCTTCCCTACATGGAGCGAATTTTCAAAGCTAACATGTTGACAACATAAATTGGGTTAGTGTAGCAATTGGGGTTCACCCGTGGAATAACATTCTCTTACaatatgaagaaagttgaagttaTACTCTAAAACTAATTGGCTATATGGGAAATAGTCAGCTTATTTACAAACATATGCAAAATCTCTTCTTTCTCTGATGTCGAATTCATACTCTCAATACCAATACCAAGTAAACAGAATTTCCGTGCCTAAACTAAAGAAGCTATTTCTACCACATTTTTAATCACCAGTTTTATTACTAGTTGAGATTGATTTGTAGTTACTCTCTCTCTTAAGCAGACCAGCTGATGATCAGCGTGGTGAGCTATAGAACTTAGCATTATGATGAATTCACGCTAATGCTAAATGCATGTTCAAATATATCGGAAGTCCAAGATGCCAAATATTTTGGATCTTAGCCTTAGCCTTAGCGTTTCACATTCGCAATTATGTCAGCCGCACAAAGTCAATTTAATTTGTGAACAGAAAATCTAAGAATTATACATTTTCAAAGTAAACCCTTTGACCAACATTCTACGTAAGCAaacatcttctttttttaaggTATTAGAGTCAGGATAGGGGTTAAAGAATTGAGTGAATTTTTCATATCTATTATACATAcgataaatttttagttgtgatgggaatacagatggtacaccacgtgtttttatacaagtggtgaaaaattttaatttttaagttattaaccttttaacacacacATCTCACCATTTATATGAGGACACGTAGTGTACTACATCGTGTGAcgattacactgaaaaatctctctataTATACCCCTCAACGACTAATATGCGCACAATTACTCATTATTTATTGTATGCATTTGCTTCCCCTTTTTACATTATTTATTGTAAGAAAATTTTATCTCCATATTACCTATGCGGTAGGTATCAAAACCTATGTATCAAAATTATCCATAAATTTGGTATCAAACCATCCACATTATCTACAAATTCGTTTTCAAACTCATTCATATTATCCATATAAAAGActcaaatataataattttaagctaaaaatcattttgttctacataaataacattaaattagaaaactaatgtttgacaaaataaaaaaaataaaaaaaatattagagagGATAAAATAGGCatgaaacaaaattagaaatgaAACCCTAGCTATTAATTAATTGACCTTATCATCTTACAAAGATAAGTCACAAGAAAATATTACCAAACAAAAGTCAATAATACGCATTGCTGAACTCCTATCAACGTATTGATGAATTGACAAAACCCCAATAATAAGTTGGACTCGGCCAAAGGATGACTAGTGACTAGTACGTAATAGGTACCGTGTTTGatccttttttttatattttttaatcagtctttcttctttttaattaattaaaactttttggtttcaatttggCTGTTCAGCAAGAATTAAAATAGAGAGTTGCTAGACTCATCCCGTTAACTTATTTTTCCACCCACATTATATTTGCACTTgctataaaaagttaaaaaattaaaatgttatttccccacccactattattcctCAAATAAcccttaatatatataattataacttATCTCTTAAAAAgagaatataaacaaataatattactcTCTTCTAAAAGGcagcagaaaaataaaaaaaatggagtcTTCCAATCTTCAGCCTGATGTACACCTGTTGTTCACCATGGAAAGGGAAAAATCGGAGTCTTCCAGTTGCTTGTAGAACACATTTTTGGTGCTCTCTCTCGAACCCGAACCCCTGGCCTCCGCAAATGTGGCTCACACATGTTCTAGTAGTTGTAATTTTTTAGAAGCCCTTGTAAGTTGTAAGCAATCCAGTAAAAACAAGTTTGGTTGAGATTGAAAATGGAGCTTACTCATGTAAACCATCTCTAGGAATATGCATATGAAAACGTGAAACAAATTGTACCCTAACCTAAGGCTAATCATAATAATGTAcgcaaaatttaaatataaaatcataGCCACAGAtgcaaattcaaagaaaaaaaccataaaGCTATGCAAATTCAATTGTACGATGGCGACAAATTAAAACGACTCACACATAAAATTATTCTTCTACCTCTTTGATGGAAACATAATCCTCTACTTCTTCCATATAAACATCATCTTCTATGTtcattatttttgctttctCTCTCTGAATGATTTTGCTTTCTCTGAATGAAAAGAGATGAGAAGGATGAATAGGATTTAAGGGAGACAAATCGTCTAAATAGAAGATAAGAGCTATCATGCCcagaattttcctttttttacaaaaaaaacaaaaaaaaaaaaaaaaaaaaaaaaaaaaaaaaaaaaaaaaaaaccaaaaacacaaaactggATAACTAAGGTCCTAACTAGTCATTTTACAAAAgaataaatttgtaattaaaaaattcattaaggtGGATGGGAAGATAAAATATTAAGATGGGAATAACAGCTctcataaaatattaaaactttGGTTTCAATTTGGGTGTACGGGAagaattaatatattaaaaacTTTGGTTTCAATTTGCGTGTTCGGCAAGagttaatatatattatatgtgtgtgtgtgtgtgtgtctatatatatatatatgcaaagcTTTCATAGATTATCAGCACATCCACATTTTAGTTCATTCTTCTTGAGTTCAACCTTCTGCACTAAACTCAGCTTTCTTATTGCCTGTTAAGCAATCAACAGTTCAAGCAAAACATACCAATGGCCGGTTTCAACAGCCAAAGATGGTCTCTAAAGGGTATGACCGCCCTCGTCACTGGTGGAACTAAGGGCATCGGGTTAGCTAGCTCTCTGATCTCAGTCTCGCTCTCAATTTGTTTCGTTACTATTTAGTAGATTCATATCTATATCTCTTGCTGACGTTGTTCTCATAAATAACTTGTGCATTAGATATGCCATAGTAGAAGAGCTAGCAGGACTTGGTGCAACCGTGCATACTTGTGCTCGTAACGAAGCACAGATTGTTGAGAGGCTTCAAGAATGGGAAGATAAGGGATTCAAAGTGACAGGCTCAGTTTGTGATCTCACTTCTAAAGCTCAAAGAGAAAACCTCATCAAAACCGTCTCCTGTATTTTCAATGGCAAGCTTAACATCCTTGTAAGTTTACTTATTGCCCttacttttctctttctttctgtgTTATGTGTCCAAATTTCCGAGTCGGGTCAGCGGTGTACTATTGATCACATTAATATAGTTCCAACTTAACCACTTGCATAGCCTGGCATGTGGTGCACAAAAGGTGTTGGTGCAATTAAGAGGGAAATCATTCAGTATAATTGAGTCATAATTTTTTCTATCATGTTTCCGATGTTTGGATTGCATTGTTCAACATTATCTGTGACTCtacataataataattattagaccgtaAGACCTAACtatttttgctttgtttttcaATCTTGGTGTAAAATCTAATTTTCTAAGTGATATTTTATTTGGCACAGGTAAATAATGCTGCAATATGTACTCTCAGAAGTACTGCAGATTACACTTTGGAAGATTTTTCAGGCATGATGGGCACCAATGTTGAATCTCCCTACCATCTTTCTCAACTTGCATATCCTCTCTTGAAAGCCTCAGAAGATGCAAGTATTGTATTTGTCTCCTCTATTGCTGGTCTGAAAGCTCTACCCAGACTATCTGCCTATGCAGCAACCAAAGGTAATATAttacttatttttgttttagttaaaaTAAGATTGCAAATAGTTCTCACCTACAAagccctaaattttttttttctgttttttccaTATTTACAGGAGCAGTGATACAGATTGCAAAAAATTTGGCATGTGAATGGGCAAAAGACAACATTCGTACAAACGCTGTGGCACCATGGGCTGTCAACACTGGGGCTAAAGTCGAAAATGTATGTAGCACTCCCCTCCGGCCAATTATTTTTCTGGGCTTAATTAACCTTGATTTGTAACAATTTGACCAAACTGCATTAGGTATATTGATCTGACACGTTTAAAACTTGATCATTTTAAATTATCAGGATGGTCATGCTGAAGATTTCAGACGGCTGATAGGTCGAACTCCCATCCGTCGTCTTGCACAGCCTAATGAAATTTCGTCTCTGGTGTCCTTCCTTTGCCTCCCTGCTGCTTCTTTCATCAATGGACAAGTGATTAGCGTTGATGGAGGATTCACTGTTAGTGGTTTCTAGCATACTGAGTAGTAATATGCAGGGTTGCCAATTTTCAACCTACCATCAGTCCCCAACATTTGTTATCCTTTTCCATTAATTTGAAGATGTATAGAGttacatttaatcaatttcttaATAACTCTTGTCCAAAAAGTATGTA from Pyrus communis chromosome 17, drPyrComm1.1, whole genome shotgun sequence includes the following:
- the LOC137722682 gene encoding tropinone reductase homolog — protein: MAGFDSQRWSLKGMTALVTGGTKGIGYAIVEELAGLGATVHTCARNQSQILERLQEWESKGFKVTGSVCDLTSKAQRENLIKTVSSIFEGKLNILVNNAATCTLRGTTDYTLEDFSSMMKTNVESPYHLSQLAHPLLKASGNASIVFVASIAGVVALPKLSAYAATKSAVIQISKNLACEWAKDNIRTNAVAPWAVNTGVKVDSDGHSDDFRRLIGRTPIRRLAQPNEISSLITFLCLPAASYINGQVISVDGGFTVSGF
- the LOC137723485 gene encoding tropinone reductase homolog, encoding MAGFNSQRWSLKGMTALVTGGTKGIGYAIVEELAGLGATVHTCARNEAQIVERLQEWEDKGFKVTGSVCDLTSKAQRENLIKTVSCIFNGKLNILVNNAAICTLRSTADYTLEDFSGMMGTNVESPYHLSQLAYPLLKASEDASIVFVSSIAGLKALPRLSAYAATKGAVIQIAKNLACEWAKDNIRTNAVAPWAVNTGAKVENDGHAEDFRRLIGRTPIRRLAQPNEISSLVSFLCLPAASFINGQVISVDGGFTVSGF